One Diadema setosum chromosome 8, eeDiaSeto1, whole genome shotgun sequence genomic window carries:
- the LOC140231950 gene encoding rRNA methyltransferase 2, mitochondrial-like, with product MMYPLVHRASFVHAVGSLATTNRFLHTSLHLLKKQRKFTSMKGKSHSSHQWLNRHVNDPFVKQAQVDNYRARSAYKLLEIDAKYRLLHPGHTVIDCGAAPGSWTQVAVERTRANDPEGGNVVAVDLLHMQPIEGAVILSQQDFTDPGTQQEILAHLDGQLANTVLSDMAPNATGIHSMDHEQIVELVRTAAEFAYKVLGENGNFLAKLWDGHHMGLLKSDLAQGFRTMKILRPEASRKDSSEIYLLAKGFKRYLVHPVT from the exons ATGATGTATCCTTTGGTGCATAGAGCTAGTTTTGTCCACGCTGTCGGCTCTTTAGCCACAACAAACCGTTTTCTTCATACGAGTCTACACTTGCTCAAGAAGCAGCGTAAATTTACGTCTATGAAAGGAAAATCTCACAGCTCCCATCAGTGGTTGAACAGACATGTTAACGATCCATTCGTTAAACAGGCACAG GTTGATAACTACCGGGCCAGAAGTGCCTACAAGTTGCTTGAGATTGATGCCAAATATAGACTTCTTCACCCTGGCCACACTGTGATAGACTGTGGGGCTGCTCCTGGATCTTGGACCCAAGTCGCCGTGGAGAGGACAAGAGCAAATGATCCAG AAGGGGGAAATGTGGTAGCAGTGGATCTGTTGCACATGCAGCCTATAGAGGGCGCCGTCATTCTATCCCAGCAAGATTTCACAGACCCTGGAACGCAACAAGAGATCCTGGCTCATCTCGATGGGCAGCTGGCAAACACGGTCCTGAGCGACATGGCACCGAATGCCACTGGAATCCACTCCATGGACCATGAGCAAATCGTGGAACTGGTCAGGACAGCTGCAGAGTTTGCTTACAAAGTTCTGGGAGAAAATGGGAACTTCCTGGCCAAATTGTGGGATGGTCACCATATGGGGCTCCTCAAAAGTGACTTAGCCCAGGGCTTCCGGACTATGAAGATTCTCAGGCCCGAGGCAAGCCGTAAGGATTCCTCAGAGATATATTTGCTGGCGAAGGGATTCAAGCGCTACTTAGTACATCCCGTCACGTAA